The Alnus glutinosa chromosome 8, dhAlnGlut1.1, whole genome shotgun sequence DNA segment aaactctctctcactccctGGCTTTTGGACAGAAAGTATTGAAGTAGTACAAACTTTTTCCTCGTTTTGACACAACCATGTCTATCGTCCACGCCAACAGACCTTGGTGTTTCACTTCATCTACTCCAGGttccatctctttctctctggaCTTTTGTTAATTGGTTCCTTGTTTTTAGGACTATGCAAAACGTTCTTCAattgtgttttcttgtttttatgttgAATTAATAGTTGCTATCTAAATGAATGGAATATAGATGTAGAAAAAAGAAGTGTTACCTCTGTATTTGCTGCGGTGGACCGTTGTGGgcaaaatttgtttcttttacttTGCAGATACTGTAAAAAAGGCAGTTTAGGGAAAATCAGTTTAAATAGATGGAATAAGAATGTAAATCGAGAGTAAATTAATGAAAACCAGAATGGATGAATGATTCTTAATTtggtaaaattattattttttattattatttttttgttttatttttttggtttatgtcGTGgacttcctttctctctctctcattgtaTTGGTAACCTTGCATCATATATCCTGCTGTCTGTTCATTTAGATATCAAAGTGGATGTTGATTATACAAGAAAGATAGGATAAGAAATGAACAGACTTTCATAAAGTTAGCACCAATTTTGGAGGTGGACAAAGAGTCATGTAAGATGGTTTGACATCTGCACCTATAAGAGGAAAAAATATGATTAACTGGAGGGAGCTACAAGGACTAGAGGTTGGATGTAGAGAACATTGACTGAGATGAAGAAACTACTTGACGGATGACCTATTATCTTATTAGAAAATATTGCACTcgataagaaaataacaaagttttcATCTAAACTGGGCTAGATGAAATTAACATGTCTTAAAAGCACGCGATTCTcaaatgcattttaaaaatgcatgtgacatgtgatatgttaattatattaaaaatgtatgtgagGATCATATGGTCCAAAGACAAATGTCAATTAATAGAGTGGACTAGAGGAAATTGCTCCAACAaagtttggaggaaaactttgtccatatgaaaatcaaatagaaaaataatgatTATGCAACTGGCCTCAAATAAGTGGGACTTTAACATGTAGCAAATTCGATTCACTATAGAATTctcttactatatatattacagatGTAGTTTGACCGATTTCAATTGTATTTCTATCGTTTTATATGCCATTTTCAGTTTCTGTTGGGATATTGTGTTCTCAAGCAGCTTCTATGGTTCCTGGTTCAAATGTAGCAACAAAAGCCAAGAGTCCAGCATTGGTATGATGATCCTGCATTCAGTTAAATTATTTCCTTTGAATTCTGGCATTTCAGTTAACTTTATTTAAGAAAACGTACTTTTTTATTCATACAGTGCTTTGAGGAGACTAAACAAAGAATTAAGAAAATGTTCAACAAGGTCGAACTTTCTCTTTCCTCGTATGACACTGCTTGGGTAGCGATGGTCCCTTCTCCACATTCCCTGCAGGCCCCTTTTTTCCCTCAGTGCGTAAATTGGTTATTGGATAATCAACTCTGTGATGGCTCGTGGGGTCTTCCTAATCGTGATCCCTTCTTAGTTAAAGACGCCCTCTTATCTACCTTAGCATGTATCGTTGCACTAAAGCAATGGGGTGTTGGTGAAGAACAATTGAATAACGGTATTTCTAATGTTCTTCTTGCTAAAGTCTCCTCCATTATTTCCAATAGCTGGATATTCCTCTTTTTGCAGGCCTCTTCTTTATTGAGTCAAATATAGCAGCAGCTACCGATGAGAAGCAACTTTCTCCTATTGGATTTGATATAATATTTCCTGCTATGATCGAGTATGCCaaaaatttggatttaaataTCCCTCTGGGAGTAACGAATTTAGAAGCTTTGGTTCACAAGGGAGAGTTGGAGCTTAAAACGTACAGTTATAATTCAGTTTTGGTTTCTACtcagctttattattttttattttttatgcttgtGTTTGTATGATGCCCCTGACAAAAATGGGCATGTTGTAAGTTCTCTCCTCTCAGACTTGGGATGTAAAGCTATTGGGGTCATAAAATTGAGTACTGGCCTCACAAAATTGAGCCACCTTGCTCAAACTTTGTTGGCTTAGTTCGCTTGGTTTGTTGAAACAGTTAAATTGTACATTTGAGTCATGGGTGGAACAATAAGACTGTTCATATATGAAATACACTCTTCTTAATGCTTTAGCATAGCAATAGAAAGAGAAAGGAATGTTTTAGTTTCTGAATGAGCCCTGAATTCTCTGACTGACTCATCCCATATCTAATTATAGAGGCTATGGAAGCAACTCAGAAGGAAGGAGAACCTACTTAGCATATCTTTCAGAGGGACTGGGGAAGTCACAAGACTGGGAAATGGTCATGAAATATCAAAGAGAGAATGGATCACTGTTTAATTCGCCGGCAACCACAGCAGCTGCTTTTACTCACCTTAAGAATTCTGGTTGCCTTCAGTACCTCTGTTCACTCCTAGAAAAGTTTGGAAATGCAGGTTCCTCCCTCCAAAGTTGTCAATAGTTTGCTATGTTGTTCCAGTTACATTTTTGATTTCTCTGACAATTGAATGGTTATCTTCAAACGATTTTTTTTCCAGTTCCTACGGTTTATCCACTAGATATATATGTGCGTCTTTTTATGATTGATAGTCTTGAAAGGCTGGGAATTGGTCGCCATTTCAGAGAGGAGATCAAAAGTGTATTGGATGAAACGTACAGGTAATGTCCTTTTCTGATGAATGCACCAAATATGGTGCGTGTTAGCTAGTAACTTTCAAGAATAATTAATTCATTCTattctctttaattaattttgtaatacAGACATTAGTTTGAGTTTGTGGATTGCATATAGTTAACATTTATTGGAACCATGACATTTGCCATCAAACAGATACTGGCTTCAGGGAAAGGAAGAATTATTTTTAGATGCTACCACTTGTGCAATGGCCTTTCGGATGTTACGTGTTAATGGATATGATGTTTCTTCAGGTACTTGGGGATTTAGGAGACATGGCCTACAAGATTTTGTTTGGTCAGGAAGGgtttaattaactttttatcCTGTTCTGTAGATCCATTTACCCGCTTTTCGCAGGAGCATCAATTCTCCAGTACCCTTGGAGGACATTTGAAGGACATCGGTGCTGTGTTGGAATTATTTAGGGCTTCAGAAATCATCATACATCATGATGAATCAGTTctggaaaaacaaaatttcttgACAAGACATTTCCTGAGACGAGAATTATCAAATGGTTCGATTCACACTGATCGActaaacaaatatcttgtccAAGAGGTTCCTGCAGTAAAACCCCTTTCACTGATTTAGTGATGTTCGTTTTTAGTTACCACAAAAAGTGGTGTTCATTTTAATAATCCAAGGCAAATCCCAGAAAATTGCAACCTTTGATCATTTCAGGTGGACAATGCTCTGAAGTTTCCCTACCATGCAAATCTGGAACGGTTATCAAACAGGAGAGCCATTGAGcattacaacaaaaataatacaagGATTTTAAAAACTTCGTATTGGTAAAATTATGGTGGTCTCTTTGCctattcttttctctctatGAAGATTTTAGCTGTGGTAAGGAATTAGCCACTATTAGTTTGAACTACCACTTTATCCTTCTTACTGTTCTTATGTCAGTTCTTCAAATATTGGCAATGAAGATTTCTTGAAACTGGCAGTGGAAGACTTCAACATTTGCCAATCAATCCATCGTGAAGAACTCAGTCATCTTGCAAGGTGCATCTTCATCTGCTTTCAACTATTATGAATCAACTAGCATTTTCTTGGAATTTTCATTATAGCTGGCTCAATGTTGGCACATGCAACAGGATTAGTTGGCAAAATAACCTAGAAGCAACTTTAGTCTTTCTTTTGCATACTGTACTGGAAGAAACtttcatattcttttttatttatttattttttctaaaaatcattttaacctGGAATCACTGGTTTTACTGGGCTCCCGTTACTTGTGGTTGTTACTTAAACGCAATATCAAGAAAATTTGATGAGATTGTAAGTCATTGAGGTAGCTTTTCGCTTTAATTTATGAAAGGAAGCTGAATATCATcttctttttgtatattttcattCTCATGTAAGCAGGTGGGTTACAGAGAACAGATTAGACAAACTAAAGTTTGCTAGGCAGAAGCTGGCCTACTGTTACTTCTCTGCTGTGGCAACTCTTTTTCCCTCTGAACTTTCTGATGCCCGAATATCATGGGCCAAAAATGGGGTTCTCACAACAGTGGTTGATGATTTCTTTGACGTTGGAGGTTCTGAAGAGGAACTGGTCAACCTTATACAACTGGTTGAGAAGTATGTTTCC contains these protein-coding regions:
- the LOC133875846 gene encoding ent-kaurene synthase, chloroplastic-like, with the protein product MSIVHANRPWCFTSSTPVSVGILCSQAASMVPGSNVATKAKSPALCFEETKQRIKKMFNKVELSLSSYDTAWVAMVPSPHSLQAPFFPQCVNWLLDNQLCDGSWGLPNRDPFLVKDALLSTLACIVALKQWGVGEEQLNNGLFFIESNIAAATDEKQLSPIGFDIIFPAMIEYAKNLDLNIPLGVTNLEALVHKGELELKTGYGSNSEGRRTYLAYLSEGLGKSQDWEMVMKYQRENGSLFNSPATTAAAFTHLKNSGCLQYLCSLLEKFGNAVPTVYPLDIYVRLFMIDSLERLGIGRHFREEIKSVLDETYRYWLQGKEELFLDATTCAMAFRMLRVNGYDVSSDPFTRFSQEHQFSSTLGGHLKDIGAVLELFRASEIIIHHDESVLEKQNFLTRHFLRRELSNGSIHTDRLNKYLVQEVDNALKFPYHANLERLSNRRAIEHYNKNNTRILKTSYCSSNIGNEDFLKLAVEDFNICQSIHREELSHLARWVTENRLDKLKFARQKLAYCYFSAVATLFPSELSDARISWAKNGVLTTVVDDFFDVGGSEEELVNLIQLVEKWDVNVNTDCCSEKVEIIFSALHSTISEIGDKALTWQGRSVISDIIDIWLNLLKSMLKEAEWLRDKSMPTMDEYMTNGCISFALGPIVLPALYFLGPKLSEEVVRAPEICHLFELMSTCGRFLNDIQSFKRESDEGKLNAVSLCIIHGDGINTEEEAVKELKSFIASRRRELLKLVLQEKSSVVPRACKDLFWKMIKVLHLFYRKDDGFTSDEMINVVNAIIEEPIVLNAL